From Cricetulus griseus strain 17A/GY chromosome 1 unlocalized genomic scaffold, alternate assembly CriGri-PICRH-1.0 chr1_0, whole genome shotgun sequence, a single genomic window includes:
- the Lenep gene encoding lens epithelial cell protein LEP503 — translation MKPPMQPLAQALPFSLGNVLRGAGLQVPVIKMGTRWESLQQTLKEVAYMALCCWCIKELLD, via the coding sequence ATGAAGCCACCAATGCAACCCCTAGCCCAGGCCCTGCCCTTCTCTCTTGGAAATGTTCTTCGAGGTGCAGGTCTCCAGGTGCCTGTCATTAAGATGGGCACGCGGTGGGAGAGCTTACAGCAAACTCTGAAGGAAGTTGCCTACATGGCCCTGTGCTGCTGGTGTATCAAGGAACTGCTGGATTAG